The Pseudofrankia inefficax genome window below encodes:
- a CDS encoding DUF4191 domain-containing protein, producing MALRKKPAGAAPAPASPTTRGAKGPTSNGAGPGNQADGESGFKNRMRQIRLVFKVTRERDSKLVPILLGGFLAPFAVLLVLGFLIGPIWLWAPFAVLLGLLVAVNLFSRRVQNSAYAELEGKPGAAAGIVERMRGDWRLTPAVQVNRNQDVVHRVVGRAGIIIIAEGRGRGARELLATEIRRIRKVAGDVPITDIVVGTGEGEVPLPKLQPTLMRMRRTLKRGEVDQLDRRLKAVAGSGPSLPIPKGPVPRNVPRGKIR from the coding sequence ATGGCACTGAGGAAGAAGCCGGCGGGCGCCGCCCCCGCTCCGGCATCGCCCACGACACGCGGCGCGAAGGGCCCCACGAGCAACGGCGCGGGCCCTGGGAACCAGGCTGACGGCGAGTCCGGCTTCAAGAACCGGATGCGGCAGATCAGGCTCGTCTTCAAGGTCACGCGCGAGCGCGACTCGAAGCTGGTGCCGATCCTGCTGGGCGGTTTCCTGGCCCCGTTCGCCGTGCTCCTCGTGCTGGGCTTCCTCATCGGGCCGATCTGGCTGTGGGCGCCGTTCGCGGTGCTGCTCGGCCTGCTGGTCGCGGTCAACCTGTTCAGCCGGCGGGTGCAGAACAGCGCCTACGCCGAGCTGGAGGGCAAGCCAGGCGCCGCCGCGGGCATCGTCGAGCGGATGCGCGGTGACTGGCGGCTGACCCCGGCCGTCCAGGTCAACCGGAACCAGGACGTCGTGCACCGGGTCGTCGGCCGGGCCGGCATCATCATCATCGCCGAGGGGCGGGGCCGCGGCGCCCGCGAGCTGCTCGCCACCGAGATCCGCCGGATCCGCAAGGTCGCCGGGGACGTGCCGATCACCGACATCGTCGTCGGCACCGGCGAGGGCGAGGTCCCGCTGCCGAAGCTGCAGCCGACCCTGATGCGGATGCGCCGGACGCTGAAGCGCGGCGAGGTCGACCAGCTCGACCGCCGGCTCAAGGCCGTCGCCGGCTCCGGGCCATCGCTGCCGATCCCGAAGGGCCCGGTCCCCCGCAACGTCCCGCGCGGCAAGATCCGCTAG
- a CDS encoding peptidase E gives MNILATSAGYRPDGRGGARIGPMIEHAIALSEAQERPRVCLLETALGDHPVAYLRWYEAMSRDRPDVRASHLALFPMPNVDDVRAHLLSQDVIWVGGGSVANLLAVWRTHGLPEILADAWRAGVVLAGVSAGSLCWHVGGTTDSFGPELRPVTTGLALLPFSNTPHYDSEPGRRPLYQKLVGDGVLPPGWATDDGVGLHFRGTELVEAVADRPGAKAWRIELSDDGAVVESAVEPRLLPDPRVPDPRG, from the coding sequence GTGAACATCCTCGCGACCAGCGCCGGCTACCGCCCGGACGGCCGGGGCGGCGCCCGGATCGGGCCGATGATCGAACACGCGATCGCGCTGTCCGAGGCCCAGGAGCGGCCACGCGTCTGCCTGCTGGAGACCGCGCTCGGCGACCACCCGGTCGCCTACCTGCGGTGGTACGAGGCCATGAGCCGTGATCGCCCGGACGTCCGGGCCAGCCACCTGGCGCTGTTCCCGATGCCCAACGTCGACGACGTGCGCGCGCACCTGCTGTCCCAGGACGTCATCTGGGTCGGCGGCGGCAGCGTCGCGAACCTGCTCGCCGTCTGGCGCACCCATGGCCTGCCGGAGATCCTCGCGGACGCCTGGCGGGCCGGGGTGGTGCTCGCCGGGGTGTCCGCCGGGTCGCTGTGCTGGCACGTCGGTGGTACCACCGACTCGTTCGGGCCCGAGCTGCGCCCGGTCACGACCGGGCTGGCGCTGCTGCCGTTCAGCAACACCCCGCACTACGACTCGGAGCCCGGCCGCCGGCCGCTCTACCAGAAGCTCGTCGGCGACGGCGTCCTGCCACCCGGCTGGGCCACCGACGACGGCGTCGGCCTGCACTTCCGGGGCACCGAGCTGGTCGAGGCGGTCGCCGACCGGCCGGGCGCGAAGGCCTGGCGGATCGAGCTGAGCGACGACGGAGCGGTCGTGGAGAGCGCCGTCGAGCCGAGGCTCCTGCCGGACCCGCGCGTGCCGGACCCGCGCGGCTGA
- the lipA gene encoding lipoyl synthase — MSAGPAAAEGRPLLRLEARNAATPIERKPPWIRTRLRTGPEYTDIKNLVRAEGLHTVCEEAGCPNIYECWEDREATFLIGGDVCTRRCDFCQIDTGRPTPLDVDEPRRVAESVATMGLRYATITGVARDDLPDGGSWLYAETVRAVHAGSPGTGVEVLIPDFGGQPDQLAEVFDAAPEVLAHNLETVPRIFKRIRPAFRYERSLQVLTAARAAGLVTKSNLILGLGETDAEIETAMTDLHAAGCDLLTVTQYLRPTPRHHPVERWVRPEEFVAWAERGEQIGFAGVLAGPLVRSSYRAGRLYQQAIAARSSQGVAHL, encoded by the coding sequence GTGAGCGCCGGACCCGCCGCCGCGGAGGGACGCCCGCTGCTGCGGCTGGAGGCGCGCAACGCGGCCACGCCGATCGAGCGCAAGCCGCCGTGGATCCGGACCCGGCTGCGCACGGGGCCCGAGTACACCGACATCAAGAACCTGGTCCGCGCCGAAGGCCTGCACACGGTGTGCGAGGAGGCCGGCTGCCCCAACATCTACGAATGCTGGGAAGACCGGGAGGCGACGTTCCTGATCGGCGGCGACGTCTGCACCCGCCGGTGTGACTTCTGCCAGATCGACACCGGCCGGCCCACCCCGCTGGACGTCGACGAGCCGCGCCGGGTCGCCGAGTCGGTCGCCACCATGGGGCTGCGCTACGCCACCATCACCGGCGTCGCCCGCGACGACCTGCCCGACGGCGGCTCGTGGCTGTACGCCGAGACCGTCCGGGCCGTGCACGCCGGCTCGCCGGGCACCGGCGTCGAGGTGCTCATCCCCGACTTCGGCGGCCAGCCGGACCAGCTGGCCGAGGTGTTCGACGCGGCGCCCGAGGTGCTGGCCCACAACCTCGAGACCGTCCCCCGGATCTTCAAGCGGATCCGGCCCGCGTTCCGCTACGAGCGCTCCCTGCAGGTGCTCACCGCCGCCCGCGCGGCCGGCCTCGTCACGAAGTCGAACCTCATCCTCGGCCTGGGCGAGACCGACGCCGAGATCGAGACCGCGATGACCGACCTGCACGCCGCGGGCTGCGACCTGCTGACCGTCACCCAGTACCTGCGCCCGACCCCACGCCACCACCCGGTCGAGCGCTGGGTGCGCCCGGAGGAGTTCGTCGCCTGGGCCGAGCGTGGCGAGCAGATCGGCTTCGCCGGCGTCCTCGCGGGGCCGCTCGTCCGCTCGTCGTACCGCGCCGGGCGGCTTTACCAGCAGGCCATCGCCGCCCGGTCGAGCCAAGGCGTTGCCCACTTGTAG
- a CDS encoding protein kinase yields the protein MTITGRAPDGGAGDVWAGRLEPAGEPCVVRLVRLPGDAARRRRAVAAARPLIELRHPHLVPVLAVSEVEDGLAVVMEQVPEAVSLRRLIGARGRLEPGEVVTIGLPVAQALTAAHAAGLVHGSLGPADILLEPNGRPQLAGVGVGALGIPPPGPPEPGLVAPVDVYDLADLLLDLMAQATGPDAAAVAVAVATALVPDLARRPSAAELASNLAHSARPAPVQMISPPRPAAPDHGGDAQATTELHGLRRSLGAGAGGQDRGGPEPGGPDRGGPERGGPEPREGPEPGHPGDWPDLDLDGDPGGPAADAAILEGDVVDRDAALLPVLPPDDGPVPLGDPDTRHRPDRTRGGRQRPDGASPTRSRPGRSARPEDRPRSGDHPGQRPGSRPAGRGSGTHPPRQGSRGAQPGPRGWLLALTAGVGLTAVVVAVVLLNRPGSSGRPDVGTAVSAASGPAGGRSATARPSSASPAPDQAWRTLLAGLNTTRSRAFEHDDESALAAVYQVGSALYVQDLQTLREVAGRGAHTSALTTHILDLQVRQQGTDQAVLRVTDQLDAYDFLDAAGTVLAHKDAEGPKRGDVTLVRTADGWRISQRVPVA from the coding sequence GTGACGATCACGGGTCGGGCCCCGGACGGGGGCGCCGGAGACGTCTGGGCCGGCAGACTGGAGCCTGCCGGCGAGCCGTGCGTGGTCCGGCTGGTGCGGCTGCCCGGCGACGCGGCCCGCCGCCGCCGGGCCGTGGCCGCCGCCCGGCCGCTGATCGAGCTGCGCCATCCGCACCTGGTGCCCGTGCTGGCGGTCAGCGAGGTCGAGGACGGCCTGGCTGTGGTGATGGAGCAGGTACCGGAGGCGGTCAGCCTGCGCCGACTGATCGGCGCGCGCGGGCGGCTGGAGCCGGGCGAGGTCGTCACGATCGGTCTGCCGGTCGCGCAGGCGCTGACCGCGGCGCACGCCGCCGGGCTCGTCCACGGCTCGCTCGGCCCGGCCGACATCCTGCTGGAGCCGAACGGTCGCCCCCAGCTGGCCGGCGTCGGGGTCGGTGCGCTCGGCATCCCGCCGCCCGGGCCGCCCGAACCGGGCCTGGTCGCCCCGGTCGACGTCTACGACCTGGCCGACCTGCTGCTGGACCTGATGGCCCAGGCGACCGGGCCGGACGCGGCGGCGGTGGCGGTCGCCGTGGCCACCGCGCTCGTCCCCGACCTGGCCCGACGCCCGAGCGCCGCCGAGCTCGCCTCGAACCTCGCGCACAGCGCGCGACCCGCGCCCGTCCAGATGATCAGCCCACCCCGGCCGGCGGCTCCCGACCACGGCGGGGACGCCCAGGCGACGACCGAGCTGCACGGCCTGCGCCGAAGCCTGGGCGCGGGCGCGGGCGGCCAGGACCGCGGCGGCCCTGAGCCTGGTGGTCCTGACCGTGGTGGTCCTGAGCGTGGTGGTCCTGAGCCGCGAGAAGGACCGGAGCCGGGCCATCCCGGCGACTGGCCCGACCTGGACCTCGACGGCGACCCCGGTGGCCCGGCCGCCGACGCGGCGATCCTGGAGGGCGACGTCGTCGATCGGGACGCCGCGCTGCTCCCCGTGCTGCCGCCGGACGACGGCCCCGTCCCGCTGGGCGACCCTGACACACGGCACCGCCCCGACAGGACCCGCGGCGGCCGGCAGCGGCCCGACGGCGCCAGCCCGACCAGGTCACGGCCGGGCCGTTCGGCGCGGCCAGAGGACCGGCCGCGTTCCGGGGACCATCCAGGTCAGCGGCCGGGGTCGCGTCCAGCCGGGCGGGGGAGTGGCACGCACCCCCCACGACAGGGCAGCCGGGGGGCACAGCCCGGGCCGCGGGGCTGGCTGCTCGCCCTGACGGCCGGGGTCGGCCTGACCGCGGTCGTGGTCGCCGTGGTGCTGCTGAACAGGCCCGGCTCGTCCGGCCGGCCCGACGTGGGCACGGCGGTGTCGGCGGCGAGCGGCCCGGCCGGCGGGCGGTCCGCCACCGCGCGGCCCAGCTCGGCGAGCCCGGCGCCCGACCAGGCATGGCGGACGCTCCTCGCCGGACTGAACACGACCCGCAGCCGGGCGTTCGAGCACGATGACGAGTCCGCGCTGGCGGCGGTCTACCAGGTCGGCAGCGCCCTCTACGTCCAGGACCTGCAGACGCTGCGGGAGGTCGCCGGGCGCGGCGCGCACACCTCGGCGCTGACGACCCACATCCTCGACCTGCAGGTCCGCCAGCAGGGCACCGACCAGGCCGTCCTGCGGGTCACCGACCAGCTCGACGCGTACGACTTCCTGGACGCCGCCGGGACGGTCCTCGCGCACAAGGACGCGGAGGGGCCGAAACGGGGCGACGTGACGCTGGTCCGCACCGCTGACGGCTGGCGTATCTCCCAGCGCGTACCGGTGGCCTGA
- the glnII gene encoding glutamine synthetase GlnII: MSYQAEYIWIDGTEPEPLLRSKTRIIKDGKEPEIWGFDGSSTNQAPGSNSDCVLRPVFVCPDPLRGGDNILVLCEVELTDFTPHPTNTRAKARLLAEKYADFAPHFGIEQEYTFFQNGRPLGWPATGFPEAQGPYYCGVGGEKMPGRDIVEKHTQACLDAGLAIEGTNAEVMMGQWEFQIGVLPAPAIGDQIWVGRWLLHRIAEDFGASVSFAAKPMPGDWNGAGAHTNFSTKQTMESWDAIVTCCEALGTRVMEHVTNYGYGIQDRLTGKHETAPWNKFSWGDSDRGASIRIPWAVSKARKGWLEDRRPNANMDPYIVSALMIDTTCSALAGEKPVLFVPEQAAAVQPVSV; encoded by the coding sequence GTGAGCTATCAGGCCGAGTACATCTGGATCGACGGCACCGAGCCGGAGCCGCTGCTGCGCAGCAAGACCCGGATCATCAAGGACGGCAAGGAGCCGGAGATCTGGGGCTTCGACGGCTCCAGCACCAACCAGGCCCCGGGTTCGAACTCGGACTGCGTCCTGCGCCCGGTGTTCGTCTGCCCGGACCCGCTGCGCGGCGGTGACAACATCCTGGTCCTGTGCGAGGTGGAGCTGACCGACTTCACCCCCCACCCGACCAACACCCGGGCCAAGGCCCGTCTGCTCGCCGAGAAGTACGCGGACTTCGCGCCGCACTTCGGCATCGAGCAGGAGTACACCTTCTTCCAGAACGGCCGCCCGCTGGGCTGGCCGGCCACCGGCTTCCCGGAGGCGCAGGGGCCGTACTACTGCGGCGTCGGCGGCGAGAAGATGCCCGGGCGGGACATCGTCGAGAAGCACACCCAGGCGTGCCTCGACGCCGGCCTCGCGATCGAGGGCACCAACGCCGAGGTCATGATGGGCCAGTGGGAGTTCCAGATCGGCGTGCTGCCGGCGCCGGCGATCGGTGACCAGATCTGGGTCGGCCGCTGGCTGCTGCACCGCATCGCCGAGGACTTCGGCGCGTCGGTGAGCTTCGCCGCCAAGCCGATGCCCGGCGACTGGAACGGCGCGGGCGCGCACACCAACTTCTCCACGAAGCAGACCATGGAGAGCTGGGACGCGATCGTCACCTGCTGCGAGGCGCTCGGCACGCGCGTCATGGAGCACGTCACCAACTACGGCTACGGCATCCAGGACCGCCTCACCGGCAAGCACGAGACCGCTCCGTGGAACAAGTTCTCCTGGGGCGACTCGGACCGCGGCGCGTCGATCCGTATCCCGTGGGCCGTCTCCAAGGCCCGCAAGGGGTGGCTCGAGGACCGGCGCCCGAACGCGAACATGGACCCGTACATCGTCTCCGCGCTGATGATCGACACCACCTGCAGCGCGCTGGCCGGCGAGAAGCCAGTCCTGTTCGTCCCGGAGCAGGCCGCGGCCGTCCAGCCCGTCAGTGTCTGA
- the lipB gene encoding lipoyl(octanoyl) transferase LipB, with translation MDVLRLPVVPYLEAWELQRDLAAKRGAGEAPDTLILLEHPDVYTAGRRTEDAERPFDGTPVVDVDRGGKITWHGPGQLVGYPILALPRPLDVVAYVRVLEDAMIAVCAEFGVPTHRVEGRSGVWTMDDGRKLGAIGIRVRQGVTSHGFALNCEPDLAAFSRIIACGITDASAGSLTGELGRTVTVAEARPVVERHMLHHLEAFLAGGRPSSGDGAILPTAAAVSA, from the coding sequence GTGGATGTTCTCCGGCTGCCGGTGGTTCCATACCTCGAGGCGTGGGAGCTGCAACGCGACCTGGCGGCGAAACGCGGCGCCGGCGAGGCTCCCGACACGCTGATCCTGCTGGAGCATCCGGACGTCTACACCGCCGGCCGGCGCACGGAGGACGCGGAGCGCCCGTTCGACGGCACCCCGGTCGTCGACGTCGACCGAGGCGGCAAGATCACCTGGCACGGGCCGGGCCAGCTGGTCGGCTACCCGATCCTCGCGCTGCCCCGCCCGCTGGACGTGGTCGCCTACGTCCGGGTGCTGGAGGACGCCATGATCGCCGTCTGCGCCGAGTTCGGCGTGCCGACGCACCGGGTCGAGGGCCGGTCCGGCGTCTGGACCATGGACGACGGCCGCAAGCTCGGCGCGATCGGCATCCGGGTCCGCCAGGGCGTCACCTCCCACGGCTTCGCGCTCAACTGCGAGCCCGACCTGGCCGCCTTCAGCCGGATCATCGCCTGCGGCATCACCGACGCGAGCGCCGGCAGCCTCACCGGGGAGCTCGGCCGGACCGTCACGGTCGCCGAGGCCCGCCCGGTCGTCGAGCGGCACATGCTCCACCACCTGGAGGCCTTCCTGGCCGGTGGCCGCCCGTCGTCCGGCGACGGCGCGATCCTGCCGACGGCCGCGGCGGTGTCGGCGTGA
- the glnA gene encoding type I glutamate--ammonia ligase, producing MFANADEVLRYIRDENVEFIDVRFCDLPGIMQHFTIPTEVFTESIFTDGLMFDGSSIRGFQAIHESDMLLLPDPRTAFLDPFREHRTLAMTFFIHDPITKEEYSRDPRNVARKAEAYLRGSGIADTAYFGPEAEFYIFDDIRYEYTPYGSLHRVDSVEAAWNSARKEDGGNLGYKPRYKGGYFPVPPTDHFTDLRSEMVKTLMKVGITVEMQHHEVGTAGQAEIDFRFDTLLKTADNLMLYKYVIRNVARDRGRTVTFMPKPLFQDNGSGMHVHQSLWKDDGPLFYSPEGYGGLSELARHYIGGLLHHAPALLAFTNPTTNSYRRLVPGYEAPVNLVYSARNRSACCRIPLGGDSPKAKRIEFRVPDPSCNPYLAFSAMLMAGLDGIKNKIEPRDPIDKDLYELPPDELASVPQVPGSLEAVLEHLEEDNEFLTAGDVFTPDLIETWLDYKRTNEVDAIRLRPHPFEFELYYDI from the coding sequence ATGTTCGCCAACGCCGACGAAGTACTCCGCTACATCAGGGACGAGAACGTCGAGTTCATCGACGTCCGTTTCTGCGACCTGCCGGGGATCATGCAGCACTTCACGATTCCGACGGAGGTCTTCACGGAGTCGATCTTCACCGACGGCCTGATGTTCGACGGGTCCTCCATCCGCGGTTTCCAGGCTATCCATGAGTCGGACATGCTGCTGTTGCCCGACCCCCGGACCGCTTTTCTCGACCCGTTCCGCGAGCACCGGACGCTCGCGATGACCTTCTTCATCCACGACCCGATCACCAAGGAGGAGTACTCCCGCGACCCGCGCAACGTGGCCCGCAAGGCGGAGGCCTACCTGCGCGGCTCGGGAATCGCGGACACGGCCTACTTCGGGCCGGAGGCGGAGTTCTACATCTTCGACGACATCCGCTACGAGTACACCCCGTACGGCTCGCTGCACCGGGTCGACTCGGTCGAGGCCGCCTGGAACAGCGCGCGCAAGGAGGACGGCGGCAACCTGGGCTACAAGCCGCGCTACAAGGGCGGCTACTTCCCGGTGCCACCGACCGACCACTTCACCGACCTGCGCTCCGAGATGGTGAAGACGCTGATGAAGGTCGGCATCACCGTCGAGATGCAGCACCACGAGGTGGGCACCGCGGGCCAGGCGGAGATCGACTTCCGGTTCGACACGCTGCTGAAGACCGCCGACAACCTGATGCTCTACAAGTACGTGATCCGCAACGTCGCCCGCGACCGGGGCCGCACGGTCACGTTCATGCCGAAGCCGCTCTTCCAGGACAACGGCTCGGGCATGCACGTCCACCAGAGCCTCTGGAAGGACGACGGGCCGCTGTTCTACAGCCCCGAGGGCTACGGCGGCCTGTCGGAGCTCGCCCGCCACTACATCGGCGGCCTGCTGCACCACGCCCCGGCGCTGCTGGCGTTCACGAACCCGACGACGAACTCCTACCGGCGCCTCGTGCCCGGCTACGAGGCACCGGTGAACCTGGTCTACTCCGCCCGCAACCGGTCCGCGTGCTGCCGGATCCCGCTGGGCGGCGACTCGCCGAAGGCGAAGCGGATCGAGTTCCGGGTGCCCGACCCGAGCTGCAACCCGTACCTGGCGTTCTCCGCGATGCTGATGGCCGGGCTGGACGGGATCAAGAACAAGATCGAGCCGCGCGACCCGATCGACAAGGACCTCTACGAGCTGCCCCCGGACGAGCTCGCCTCCGTGCCGCAGGTTCCCGGCTCGCTGGAGGCGGTGCTGGAGCACCTGGAGGAGGACAACGAGTTCCTCACCGCGGGCGACGTGTTCACCCCGGACCTGATCGAGACCTGGCTCGACTACAAGCGCACCAACGAGGTCGACGCCATCCGACTGCGTCCGCACCCGTTCGAGTTCGAGCTCTACTACGACATCTGA
- a CDS encoding RDD family protein translates to MRQELGRWLEGPGSVRADAGGPPGERLGLPAEGPGSLASLGARFGAYVVDGILANLLAGVPALFGVALSGSARGLVVYGIFLLEELVLLSLTGQTIGMRLFGLGVVRVPGGGRQRFPLILVRTVLLGLLLPVFFVDRDLRGLHDRAAGTAPVRVGRRG, encoded by the coding sequence GTGCGACAGGAGCTCGGACGCTGGTTGGAAGGCCCTGGATCCGTGCGCGCCGACGCGGGCGGCCCACCGGGGGAGAGGCTGGGGCTGCCAGCCGAGGGCCCCGGCTCGCTCGCGAGCCTCGGCGCGCGGTTCGGCGCCTACGTGGTCGACGGGATACTCGCCAACCTGCTGGCCGGCGTGCCCGCCCTGTTCGGCGTCGCCCTGTCGGGCTCGGCCCGCGGCCTCGTGGTCTACGGGATCTTCCTGCTCGAGGAGCTGGTGCTGCTCAGCCTGACCGGGCAGACGATCGGCATGCGCCTGTTCGGCCTCGGGGTCGTCCGCGTTCCCGGCGGTGGCCGCCAGCGGTTCCCGCTGATCCTGGTGCGCACCGTGCTGCTCGGCCTGCTGCTCCCGGTCTTCTTCGTCGACCGTGACCTGCGCGGCCTGCATGACCGCGCCGCCGGCACGGCCCCGGTCCGCGTCGGCAGGCGCGGCTGA